TACTATGCCCGAAATGGATGGCATCACAGCATTGAAAAAAATAAAAGAGATAGATCCTGAAGCAAAGGTGGTCATGTGTTCAGCAATGGGACAACAAGCGATGGTGATTGATGCTATCCAGGCAGGGGCAAAAGACTTTATTGTCAAACCTTTTCAGGCAGACCGGGTGCTGGAAGCCATAAAAAAAGTGATAGGATAAGGGATAGCAGATGCTAAGCAAGTGTTATTTGGGGTTGTGCTTACTTGTAGTAGTGGCTTGCGGGATTACTTTTGTTCTGGCGGAAGGTGTGCAAGCCACCTCAGAAACAACACAAGTGGGCGAAACAAGCGAGCAAATTGAATTGCCTGACCAAAGCAAAGCATTGGGCCGGATGATGATTCAGGTCGTGGTTTACACCCTGCTTGTTATAGGCCTCATTGTGTTATTCGTCCGTTTTTTGGGTAAACGGCAGCAGAAGTTAGGCTACCACCAGTTGTTTCAGCACATGGGGGGCACTTCGCTGGGGCCCAATAAATCCCTTCAACTAATCAAAGTGGGAGATAAAATCTATCTGCTTGGTGTTAGTGAGCAGATAACGCTCATTAAAGAGATAGATGATCCCGCTGAAATTGAACGGATCGAAGCGGACAGGGAGAAACAGCAGGTATTCTTGCAGACGCCTGTTTTAGAGCGGTGGAAGTACTCGCTGGATCAATGGCGAAACCAAAAAGAAGATTCACATTTCCATTCACTGCTGAAGAGGAGTTTACAGAACCAGCAAGTGATGCGCGAACAGTACCAGCGTCATTTGCATCAAGGACATTCCGCTGATGTAAGTGGCCGGGGAAAAAAAGAGGGTTGAGGTAAGTGATAGACATGTTAATAGCACAAACAACCGGTGCACTGATCCCAGGTCTTAATCTAGAAATTGGCGCATCAACAGATCCTGAAGATGTTGCACTGACACTGCAACTCTTAGCATTATTGACAATTCTGTCGTTGGCTCCTGCCATTTTGATCATGATGACCTGTTTCACCAGGATTGTGGTCGTGCTGGGTTTTGTGAGAATGTCACTCGCCACGCAGACCATGCCGCCCAACCAAGTGTTGATCGGCTTGGCCCTTTTCCTAACTTTTTTCGTCATGGCACCAGTATTTGGGGAAATTAATGAAAATGCTCTACAGCCTTATTTATCAGGTGAGATTAGTCAAGAGGAGGCGTTTAATCTGGCCGTCGGCCCCATTAAGGAGTTTATGGCCCAACATACACGGGAAAAAGATCTGGCTCTGTTTCTCAGATATGTGGATGAGGAACAACCTGAATCAGTCCAGGATATCCCTTTGACCGCCCTTGTTCCTGCCTTTGCCATTAGTGAGTTGAAAACTGCTTTTCAAATTGGCTTTATGATTTTTATTCCTTTTTTGATTATCGATATGATTGTGGCCAGCACCCTGATGTCAATGGGCATGATGATGCTGCCGCCTGTAATCATCTCCCTGCCGTTTAAAATCTTATTGTTCGTACTGGTTGACGGCTGGTACCTCGTGGTAGAATCGCTGCTGTTCAGCTTTCGCTAAGGTAGGTGCACGAAACGGATGACACCCCAGTTGGTTTTGGATTTGGCCCAAAATGCGGTTTTCACCATTCTGCTAGTGGCTGGCCCCATGCTGCTGATGGCGCTTGGGGTGGGTTTGTTGGTCAGTATTTTTCAAGCGACAACACAGATTCAGGAACAAACGTTAGCTTTTATTCCTAAGATTGTGGCTGTGCTTCTATCATTAGTTATTTTTGGACCTTGGATGTTGTCTGTGATTTTGGACTTTACCAATCAGTTGTGGCAAAACTTACACCTCATTGTAGGATGAGTGATCAATGCTGTTAGAGTGGCTTAATCTTTTGCCGGTTTTTTTGTTGATCCTGGTTCGTCTGACCACCTTTTTTGTGGCGGCCCCTCTGTTTTCCATGCAAGGGGTGCCGCACATGTTTAAAATCGGGCTGGCTTGTTTTATCGCCTTAGTCTCTTTAACCTCCATTGAAGTGGGTGACCCGATTCCTTGGGACCTGAGCTTCCTTTTCTATGTTGGCAAAGAAGCACTGGTTGGCTTGGCTTTGGGCTTTGTTGCCGCTCTTGTGATCTATACGGTTCAGGTGGCTGGAGCGTTTATCGATTTTCAGATGGGCTTTCTCATTGCCAATCTCGTTGATCCCCAAACGGGGGCCCAGGTCCCCATTATTGGTAATCTGAAATACTTTTTGACCCTCTTGTTTTTATTATCTGTAGATGCACACCATTTATTGATTGAGGGGGTTATCCGCAGTTATCAGTTGGTACCCATTGATCAGTATATGGTGGAGATAGGTTCAGCAGGGGTAGCCCAATTAATGACCCATGTGTTTGTACAGATGTTTGTGGTAGCGCTCTTAATTGCCTTGCCAGTCGTAGGTGCCTTATTTCTCGTTGATATTTCACTGGGCATTCTGGCCCGAACCGTACCGCAAATCAACGTGTTTGTGGTCGGGTTGCCTTTAAAGATATTTAGCGGTTTTGTGTTGATCTTAATTACATTGCCAGGTTTTTTCTATCTTTTGCATCGTCTGGTTGGGGAGATGGTTAACACCATGGGCCAACTGTTAAGAGTGTTAGGGTGACAACTGATGGACAAACAGCGCCTGCCACTGCAATTTTTTGCTGAGGATTCACAAGAAAAAACAGAAAAAGCAACGCCCAGAAAAAGGGAAGAAGTCCGGCGCAAAGGACAGGTGGCCAAAAGTTCTGAAGTGCCAACAGCCCTTATTTTACTGTTTGTGTTTATCTTACTTTTTTTTATTGGAGAATGGATGTTGACCCAGTTTAAGGCCTTGTATGTTAAAAGCCTCACTCAATATATCCACCAGGAAGTCACAGTGCAGATGATTCCCGTTATTTTTCAGGAACTTTCCTTTCAAGCAGCTAAAGTCACAGCACCGGTGATGCTGATGGCGCTGGTGGCCGGAGTCCTGGGCAATTACATCCAAGTCGGGTTTCTCTTTTCCACAGAGCCATTGAAAATGAAATTGGAACGTATCAATCCCCTTAAAGGGTTTAAACGTATTTTTTCCACCCGGGCCCTGGTCGAGTTGTTAAAATCACTGATTAAGGTCACACTGGTCGGAACCGTGGTTTTTACGCTGCTTATGTATCGCCGGGAAGACATCTTTCAACTTTCTCAAGCAGGGGTGGGAGAAGCACTGGCCTTATTGGGCAGGTACACCTTTCAGCTCGGTCTGAGTGTGGCTATTGTCTTACTGGTTTTATCCATGCTTGATTATCTTTACCAAAAATATGAGTTCGAAAAAAATATTCGTATGTCCAAACAGGAAATGAAGGATGAGCATAAGCGGACAGAAGGGGATCCTTTGATCAAATCTAAAATCAAAGAGCGGCAGCGGCAAATGGCCATGAGACGAATGATGCAGCAAGTTCCTCTGGCTGATGTGATTCTGACCAACCCCACCCATTATGCTGTAGCCTTAAAATACGATGCAGAGCAAATGGATGCCCCACGGGTGGTAGCCAAAGGCACAGGATTTGTTGCTTTAAAAATTAAAGAAATTGGTGAGGCGCACGGTGTCACTGTAGTGGAAAACAAACACCTGGCCCGTGCTCTGTATGCTCAGGTGGAAATTGGTGAAGAAATTCCTGAACATCTCTTTCAGGCCGTGGCCGAAGTGCTTGCTTATGTGTATCGCCTGAAGGGCAAAGTTTAAGGAGGAGGATTATCATTGGTGTTAAGAGATTATAGTATATTACTGGCCGTCATTATGATCATTGTGATGATGGTCATTCCTCTTCCAACCTGGATGCTGGATATCTTGATTATTATCAATATCTCCTTGGCGCTGACGATTATCCTGGTCGCGATGAATACCAATGAGCCGCTTCAATTTTCGATCTTTCCGGCACTACTCCTGTTAACCACTTTGTTTAGGCTCGGCTTAAACGTATCCACCACCCGGGCCATTTTGACCGGTGCAGATGCAGGCAGTGTCATTCAGACCTTTGGTGAATTTGTGGTTGGGGGGAGTGTCATCGTTGGTTTTTTGGTTTTTCTGATCTTAGTCATTATCCAATTTATTGTGATTACCAAAGGTTCGGAGCGTGTCGCTGAAGTGGCAGCCCGCTTCACGTTGGATGCGATGCCAGGTAAACAAATGAGCATTGATGCTGATTTGAACGCGGGGATCATTAATGAACAGGAGGCGAGAGCACGACGGGAGAAAATTGAGAAAGAAGCAGACTTTTATGGGGCCATGGACGGGGCGGCCAAATTTGTCAAAGGTGATGCCATTGCCGCTATTGTGATTACCATTATTAACATCATTGGCGGTCTGTTGATCGGGATTATGGTGATGGGCATGGCCTTCAGCGATGCTGTGTCCACCTATACCTTACTCTCTATTGGTGATGGATTGGTCAGTCAGATTCCGGCTCTCTTACTCTCCACTGCAACAGGTATCGTGGTGACGCGGGTCGCTTCAGACGGTAACCTGAGCCTGGATATCTCCCGTCAAATCTTTGCCTATCCTAAACTCCTTTATGTGGTTGGGGGCACCATTGCTTTATTAGGTATTGTCACACCGATTAACCCATTTTTGACCTTATCGATTGCCGGCTTCATGTCTTTTGGCGGTTTTAGAATGCAGCAGGCATTGGAACAGCAGCAACAACAAGAGGAAAATGATCAACAAGAACAAGCCATTGAAGAGGTGAAAAGTCCTGAAAGCGTGACGCCCCTTTTGCAGGTGGACCCTATCGAGTTTGAATTTGGTTACAGCCTGATTCCGTTGGCCGATGCCAATCAGGGAGGGGATCTACTAGATAGAGTGATCATGATCCGCCGTCAATGTGCCTTGGAGCTGGGTATCATTGTACCTGTTATACGCATAAGAGACAATATTCAATTAAAACCCAATGAATATGTGATCAAAATCAGGGGAAACCGTGTAGCACAAGGGGAATTGCTCCTTGATCATTATCTGGCCATGAGCCCCGGAGTGGAAGATGAATCTGTAGAGGGTATTGAAACTGTAGAGCCAGCGTTTGGCTTGCCTGCCCTGTGGGTTAATGAGGAAATGAAAGAACGGGCAGAGCTGGCTGGCTACACGGTTGTGGATCCCCCATCGGTGGTGTCTACGCATTTAACGGAAGTGATTAAGCGCCATGCTCATGAGCTCCTGGGTCGCCAGGAAGTGAAAACATTGCTTGATCATGTAAAAGAATCGGCTCCAGCGGTAGTGGAGGAGTTGATTCCGGATCTCCTCAGCATAGGGGACGTGCAGAAAGTATTGCGCAACCTGCTAAAGGAACGAGTCTCTATCCGTAATTTGCCACTTATTTTGGAATGCCTGGCCGATTATGCTCCGCATACAAAAGATCCTGAGCTGTTAACTGAATATGTCCGCGGGAGCCTGGCCAGACAGATCACACAGCAATATGCAGGAGATAGCGGATCCTTAAGGGTGATCACAGCTGGTGCATCCCTGGAAAAGTGCATTGCTGATGCCATCCAGCAAACGGAGCAGGGCCCATACCTGGCTTTGGATCCGGAAACCACCCAGAAAATCTCCCAGGCGGTGTTGGCTGAAGTCAAACGCGTGCAGGAACTGGGCCTGGAGCCTGTTCTCTTAACTTCACCGGCGATAAGAATGCATTTGCGCCATTTACTGGCCCGCTATATGCCTGATTTACCGGTTCTGTCCTATAACGAACTGGAAGCTGATCTTGAGGTGCAAAGTGTAGGGGTGGTGAACGTGTGATGAGAGTCAAAAAGTATATTGTGGACAACTTGGCTGAAGCCATGCAGGAAATTAAACAGGATTTAGGGCACAATGCGGTCATTCTGGATACAAAAAAAGTGAAAAAAAGGGGATTTTTAGGCCTCTTTGGCAAGAAAACACAGATCGAAGTGATTGCCGCTGCAGATCAAGGCGTAAATCAAAACCAGCACTTTAACAGCCAACCCGTCAGGCTCAGAAGAGAGAGACGCTTAAAAGGAGCAGTTGCTTCACCAGGTGCTCATCATGCTCTGCCTGCTGCTGAGCATTTGGTTCTAACCCAAGAAATAAAAGAAATTAAGCAGTTTATGCTGAATATGATGGACGGCGTGCCGCTTCAGATGCCGCCTGCCTTACGACAGGTGGATCAAAAACTGAAACAGCATGGTGTCTTGCCTGACATCCGCGCCCAGCTCCTGCAACAGCTGCTCACACACTACCAGGGGCACAATGATCAGCTGGACAGCCGGCAGATACGGAAGTTTTTGGTCAATTATTTGGAAACTCTGCCCTTAGGACAGCAACGACAGTTGTCCAAATTCATGTGTTTTGTTGGTCCTACAGGTGTGGGCAAAACGACGACCATCGCTAAGCTGGCAGCAGAAATATTGCTTTCCAGGCGTCAAAATGTGGGCTTGATCACCGCGGATACATACCGCATTGCCGCTGTGGATCAACTCAAAACCTATGCCCAAATTTTGAATGTGCCTCTGGAGGTGGTTTACTCGGCACAGGATTTAAAAGCAGCGATGAGCAGGCTGGCTTCTTGTGATTACATCTTGATGGACACTGCCGGCCGCAACTACATGGAAGCCTACTATATTCATGAACTCAAACAGTTGGTCCCAGACCAACAAGATGTACACACTTGCCTGGTGCTCAGTTTAACCAGCAAGTATGAAGATATGAAGCAAGTGGTGGTTAATTTCAAAGTATTGCCAATTAATACCTTAATCTTAACCAAAGCGGATGAGACCCACACACTTGGTTCGCTGGTTAACCTGCTGAGTGAATACCGGCTGCCTTTGGCTTATGTAACCAATGGCCAGAATGTGCCAGATGATTTGCTCTCTCCGTCACCGGAATGGCTGGCCAATACCCTGTTGAGTGAGGGGATAGAAGTTGAAAGATCAAGCTGAACGTTTAAGAGAAAAGGTTCGCCGTAGTCAGGGAGCAGCTGTCGCGCGCACCATCGCGGTGACAAGTGGCAAGGGCGGGGTGGGCAAGTCCAATGTGGCACTTAATCTTGCCTTAAGTTTAATGGAACGGGGTAAGCGGACACTGTTATTTGACCTTGACCTTGGTTTTGCCAATCTTGATGTGTTATTAGGCTACACGCCCCGTTTGACGTTGATTGACATGGTGGAAAAGGGGCTGTCCCTAGATGACGTGATCGAGAGAGGACCGTATGGTTTGGAGTTAATCTCTGGGGGCTCGGGACTTGGCAGTTTGTTTCACCTCGATCAAGGCCAAATCAATGATATGTTGGATAAACTGGACACTTTATCCAAGCGGCTTGACTATATCATTTTGGATACAGGGGCAGGACTGTCGGCCGAATCACTCCGCCTTATGCTGGCTGTTGACGATATATGGCTGGTCACCACACCTGAGCCTACTTCTATGACTGATGCCTATGGCGTCATTAAGGCATTGTGCAAATACAATGGGGAGATCAACTTGCATGTCATCGTGAACCGCTGTTACACACCAGTGGAAGGAGTACGAACAGCCCGAAGGTTACAAACAGTGGCCAAGCAATTTTTAAATAAGGAGATCCGTTATTTAGGGTATCTGCCCAATGACCCGTCCGTCCACCAAGCGGTTCTCAGTCAAACGCCTTTTATCAAATTGTTTCCTGCCTGTCAAGCTGCACAGGCCATCGCTGTGCTGACAGCCAGGTATCTTAACCAACCCTTGCAGGATAATGCCAGGCGGGAAGGTAGAGGGTTACGTTCCTTTTTCAAGCAGTTGATCGCCCCGTTTCTCCAAAAGGGAACGGGATAACAGCAGGGTCTGGTTGTATGAGGAGGGAGTACACATTACGCTGTACAGTCAACAAAGACAACTTAAATTTTTAGTGCTAATAGGTGTGTCCACCGGTGGGCCAAAAGCACTGCAATATTTATTTTCACACTTAACTGCACGAAAGGATACCGCTTTGCTTGTTGTTCAGCATATGCCTCCTAATTTTACATATTCGCTGGCTAAGCGGCTCAATGAACTGTCGTCATATTCAGTGAAGGAAGCTAAGCATGGTGATCCCATTAAGGGAGCTCATGCGTATGTTGCACCAGGCGATTACCACTTGGAGATCAGGATGGAAGCAGGTACTCCTGTGGTGTACTTGACCAAGAAAGCACCTCGTAAAGGACATCGTCCAGCCGTGGATGTGTTGTTCGAGTCAGCTGTTCAGGCCGTAGGTTATAGTGTAATCACTGTGATCATGACTGGCATGGGTAAGGACGGAACAGAAGGATTAAAATGGCTCAAGGAGCAAAAACACATTTACTCGTTAGCCGAAGATGAGTCCAGCTGTATTGTATACGGCATGCCAAAAACGGCGATCGAAGCCGGTCTGGTTGACAAGGTGGTACCGCTCGAAGGCATGCCGGGGGCGATTGAACAGGCGATAAAAGAACTGGGGGGAGCTTAACGATGGATATGAATCAATACATGGATGCCTTTATAGATGAGGCTACTCAACATTTACAGTCAATCAATGGAAATTTGCTGTTGCTCGAAAAGGAGCCGGCCAACCTTGAACTGGTTCAGGAGATCTTTCGCTCTGCTCACACTTTAAAAGGCATGGCAGCCACAATGGGTTTTGAAGAAGTGGCTGAGCTCACCCATCACTTGGAGAATGTGCTGGATCAAGTGCGTAACAGAAAATTAACCGTTAGCACACCCATGATGGATACGTTGTTTTTCAGTGTGGATGCGCTGGAAAAAATGATTGATGCTCTGATCAACGAGGAAAATGCACAAGTTGATGTTGGACAGGTGATACAGGCCTTAAACGGGATTCAGGGAGACGGTTCTAAGGGGGCATCATCCAGCGGAGAAGAGCAGACACAGGACCGCTCAAGCAGCGTGCCCAGGGCTATTTTGCAAGCGGTTGACCAATTTGCCCTGACGGTTTTAACTCAATCTGAGGAAACAGGGTTTAACATCTATCACATCCAAGTCACTCTTGATAAAGGCTGTTTATTAAAAGCGGCCCGGGCTTATATGGTTTTCCAGCTTTTGGAGAGTGAAGGGGAAATCATCCAGACCCTTCCCCCTGTTCAAGATATAGAAGAGGAGGCCTTTGAATCTGCTTTTGAACTGATCTATGTTACGAAACAAGACACAGATTATGTTCAACAGCTTATTCATAAAGTTTCAGAGATTGAACAGGTGCATGTTCAGCCGGTAAAAACAGAGGAGTTGAAGTACCATCAGTCTCAGGAGATAGCGGAAGGAGCCTTAGAAACAGCAGCTGCCAGCGCTCCAAGTGCTGACAGTGAGCAATTGAAGTCTGGGCAACCGGAAACATCGCCGCATAGAAACGGATCACAACGGACATTGAATAAAACAATCCGGGTTAATATCGACCGTCTGGATGCTTTGATGAATTTATTCAGTGAGCTGGTCATTGACCGGGGGCGTCTGGAGAAGATCTCAAAAGAACTTCAGCATCAAGAGTTAATCGAAACGGTGGAACATATGAGCCGTATGAGCAGCGACTTGCAAGATCTTATTTTGAATATGCGCATGGTCCCTATAGAACAGGTGTTTAACCGTTTTCCCAAAATGGTCCGCAGTTTGTCACGGGAATTAGGCAAAGAGGTTGAACTGGCCATGAGCGGTACAGAAACCGAACTGGACCGCACGGTGATTGACGAAATTGGTGATCCTCTTGTGCATTTGCTGCGCAATGCCATTGATCATGGACTGGAGACAACGGAGGAACGAAAACGCCTAGGCAAGCCGGAACAGGGACGGCTGGAATTAAAGGCTTATCACAGCGGCAATCACGTCTTTATCGAGGTCAGGGATGACGGCAGGGGTATTGACCGCAGCAAAGTGTTAAAAAAGGCCATTGAACGGGGAGTCATTTCCCGGGAACGGAGTGAAGAGTTAAGCGATCAGGATGTTTACCAGTTATTGTTTGCCTCAGGTTTCAGTACGGCCGAAAAAGTGTCAGACATATCCGGCAGGGGAGTCGGGCTGGATGTGGTGAAAAACAAAATTGAATCGTTAGGCGGCAATGTGTCCGTCCTGTCACAGCCTGGAGCTGGCACCACCTTCACGGTCCAACTGCCTTTAACTTTGTCAATTATTTCCGCCTTACTTGTCAAAGTAATGGATGAGACCTATGCCATCCCACTGACATCGATTATTGAAGTTGCTGCCGTGAAACAGGAAGATATTCGTTCCGTCCAAGGACAAAGGGTGATCGATTTTAGAGGCAAAGTGGTCCCCCTTGTTTCATTGCAAGATGTATTTGAAGTTCCCGGTGAAGTGGAGGAGGATGGCATCCTTTCCATTGTGATTGTCAAAAAAGGCGAAAAAATGGCTGGTTTGATTGTTGACTCATTGATTGGTCAGCAAGAAGTGGTTCTGAAAACATTAGGTCAATATCTTAATCAGGTATTCGCCATATCGGGAGCGACCATTTTGGGGGATGGACAAGTGGCTTTGATTATTGACTGCAATGCACTGATTAAGTAAAGCAGGGAGGGTTAGACATGGTGGACAACTATGATATCAGTGGGGAAAATAAGCTCATTGTTTTCCGCTTAGCTAACGAAGAGTACGCCATTGATGTGGCTCAGGTTCGTTCAATTGAGCGCATGCAGCCGATTACCCGGGTGCCGCGCACGCCTCCGTTTGTGAAAGGGGTTATCAATCTGAGGGGAGTGGTCACGCCTATTATTGATTTACGACGCCGGTTTAACATGGAAGAAATAGAGTATACCAACAACACTCGTATTATTATTGTTGTGGTTGATGAAATGGAAGTGGGCCTGATTGTTGACGCAGCCAATGATGTAATTGACCTGCCCGCTGATCATATTGAACCTCCCCCGGAGGTTGTGGGGGGCGAGGTGGCCGATTATTTGCGAGGCGTGGTCCAGCTGGAAAACAGGTTGTTGATTTTGCTTAATCTTGATTGTGTCTTAGCCAGAGATGAATTTCAACCAACTAAAACGATTGAGGCGACATCATGAATAACTGGAAGCAATTCAGCAAGATGCACATGGACATATTAAAAGAAATTGGCAACATTGGGGCTGGACATGCTGCTACCTCGTTATCATCATTGTTACAAAAACCGGTTGAAATGAAGGTGCCTGACGCTCGTTTAGTTTCCTTTAATGAGATTTCTGAACGGTTGGGTGGAGCGGAGCAGGTTGTTGTCACCACTTTACTTACCATTCAAGGTGATGTGACAGGATATATGTTTTTTATCCTCCAGCAAGACGGTGCAAAAAGGCTGATCCACTCCCTACTTAACCAAGAGGAGGCTGACTCGTGTAATGAACTTCATTTATCTGCCGTGCAGGAAGTAGGCAATATTTTAAGCGGTTCCTACCTATCAGCTTTGGCTGACTTAACCGGTCTTAACATCCAGCCTTCGGTCCCCGAAGTAGCCATCGATATGGCGGCTGCCATTTTAAGTTACGGATTGCTTGAAGTTGGGAAAGTGGGAGATCATGCATTGGTGATTGATACATGCTTTTACGACCGACCCGGTCAGGAGAGACCAATAGAAGGACATTTCTTCCTTTTGCCTGACCCTGATTCTTTTTCAATATTATTTCAAGCATTAGGAGTAACTGAACATGACAAAGGTGATTAACGTCGGAATGGCTGACCTTAATGTCGCTTGTGCACCGGACAAAATCAGAACAACCGGTCTTGGCTCATGTGTAGGGGTTGTGATCTACGATCCTTCCAGGAAAATAGCAGGATTGGCCCATGTGATGCTGCCCAGCCAGGAGTTTTCCAGGGGAGATACAAATCAGGCTAAATATGCAGATACGGCCATTCCTGCTTTAATAGAAAAAATGATAGCTTGTGGTGCCAACAGAAGTCAATTTCAAGCCAAACTGGCAGGCGGTGCACAGATGTTTAAGTTTCAATCATCAAGCCAGGTGATGCGTATCGGTGAGCGTAATGTGGAGGCGTGCAAATGTCAGCTTGAACGCTTCAACATCCCTGTTGTGGCTGAAGATACCGGCGGAAATTTCGGACGTACCATCGAGCTGGATACGTTGAACGGTGTACTTTATATACGTACAGCAAACCGGGGTATCAAAGAGCTGTAAGTGAAAAGGTAGGGGGTGAGCCCATTGAGCACAAAAAAGTGGACCAAACAAGATTGGGAAAATTGGAGGAAATGGAAAGACGGGCGAGACCCTGAAGCAGGACAATGTCTGGTGTTAAAATATATGTCGGTCGTTGATTATGTGGTGGGCCGCATATCGCTGACACTGCCTGATAGTATCACTAAAGATGAATTGAAAAGTTGGGGCCTGGACGGCTTGCTTGACGCATTCGATAAGTTTGAACCGGAAAGAGGTTTGCAGTTTGAGACGTATGCCAGGTTAAGAGTAAAAGGGGCTATCATTGACGAATTACGCAGGTCCGATATTCTGCCCCGCTCTGTCAGGGAAAAAGCCCGCAAGATCGAAGAGGCCTATCTTCAATTGGAACAGGAAAAACAACGATCGGTCACTGATCAAGAAGTGAGTCAGTATCTGGGCATTAGTGTTCATGAGCTGAGACAGACGCTGGCTGATGTTTCGTTATCGGCTATGCTTTCTATTGACGAGGTGGTTTATGATGAGGAGACCCAGCAGATGGTCAGGTCCACGGTTTTGGAAAACAGCCAGGCTGACAATCCAGAGCAGTACGTGGATGAACAATGGAAGAAAGAAACCCTGGCTCATGCTATTGACCGATTGCCTGAGAAGGAGAAATGGGTTGTTTCCCTGGCCTATTTTGAAGAACTGACTTTAACAGAAATTGCGCAGTTGCTTAATCTATCTACCTCCCGTATATCCCAGCTCCACTCCAAAGCTTTATTGCGCCTAAAAGCTGCCCTGAGCAAGGAACAAGAACTGATTTGCAATCCATGACGTTAGATTGAGCCAATCTGAAGAAAACACTTTACTTTAATAAGGTGGGATGGTCGAGTGACTGTATGGCTTGTCCTTAGCTTTCTTCTGCATCTGATCACCCTCTTTGCTCTTATTGTTTTATACCAGCGGTCTTCCTCTGCTGACAGAAGTCAGCCAACCTATGACCCTCAAGCGCTCACTGAGCAGTTGGACGCCTTTGTTAAGCAAATTGAACAGGAGAATGAAGCCTATTATCAAAACATGCTGGCTCATTTAAAGGACCTGGAGACAGAGTGGGAGATTAAAGTAAACCAGTTAAATCAGGCATCATCCCGTGAAGCGGCTGATCCTCCCCAGC
This window of the Caldalkalibacillus uzonensis genome carries:
- a CDS encoding response regulator — protein: MGKILVVDDAAFMRMMIKDILTKNGYEVVGEAADGQQAVEQYSELKPDLVTMDITMPEMDGITALKKIKEIDPEAKVVMCSAMGQQAMVIDAIQAGAKDFIVKPFQADRVLEAIKKVIG
- a CDS encoding flagellar biosynthetic protein FliO, with translation MCLLVVVACGITFVLAEGVQATSETTQVGETSEQIELPDQSKALGRMMIQVVVYTLLVIGLIVLFVRFLGKRQQKLGYHQLFQHMGGTSLGPNKSLQLIKVGDKIYLLGVSEQITLIKEIDDPAEIERIEADREKQQVFLQTPVLERWKYSLDQWRNQKEDSHFHSLLKRSLQNQQVMREQYQRHLHQGHSADVSGRGKKEG
- the fliQ gene encoding flagellar biosynthesis protein FliQ; this encodes MTPQLVLDLAQNAVFTILLVAGPMLLMALGVGLLVSIFQATTQIQEQTLAFIPKIVAVLLSLVIFGPWMLSVILDFTNQLWQNLHLIVG
- the fliR gene encoding flagellar biosynthetic protein FliR, which gives rise to MLLEWLNLLPVFLLILVRLTTFFVAAPLFSMQGVPHMFKIGLACFIALVSLTSIEVGDPIPWDLSFLFYVGKEALVGLALGFVAALVIYTVQVAGAFIDFQMGFLIANLVDPQTGAQVPIIGNLKYFLTLLFLLSVDAHHLLIEGVIRSYQLVPIDQYMVEIGSAGVAQLMTHVFVQMFVVALLIALPVVGALFLVDISLGILARTVPQINVFVVGLPLKIFSGFVLILITLPGFFYLLHRLVGEMVNTMGQLLRVLG
- the flhA gene encoding flagellar biosynthesis protein FlhA, producing MVLRDYSILLAVIMIIVMMVIPLPTWMLDILIIINISLALTIILVAMNTNEPLQFSIFPALLLLTTLFRLGLNVSTTRAILTGADAGSVIQTFGEFVVGGSVIVGFLVFLILVIIQFIVITKGSERVAEVAARFTLDAMPGKQMSIDADLNAGIINEQEARARREKIEKEADFYGAMDGAAKFVKGDAIAAIVITIINIIGGLLIGIMVMGMAFSDAVSTYTLLSIGDGLVSQIPALLLSTATGIVVTRVASDGNLSLDISRQIFAYPKLLYVVGGTIALLGIVTPINPFLTLSIAGFMSFGGFRMQQALEQQQQQEENDQQEQAIEEVKSPESVTPLLQVDPIEFEFGYSLIPLADANQGGDLLDRVIMIRRQCALELGIIVPVIRIRDNIQLKPNEYVIKIRGNRVAQGELLLDHYLAMSPGVEDESVEGIETVEPAFGLPALWVNEEMKERAELAGYTVVDPPSVVSTHLTEVIKRHAHELLGRQEVKTLLDHVKESAPAVVEELIPDLLSIGDVQKVLRNLLKERVSIRNLPLILECLADYAPHTKDPELLTEYVRGSLARQITQQYAGDSGSLRVITAGASLEKCIADAIQQTEQGPYLALDPETTQKISQAVLAEVKRVQELGLEPVLLTSPAIRMHLRHLLARYMPDLPVLSYNELEADLEVQSVGVVNV
- the flhB gene encoding flagellar biosynthesis protein FlhB; this translates as MDKQRLPLQFFAEDSQEKTEKATPRKREEVRRKGQVAKSSEVPTALILLFVFILLFFIGEWMLTQFKALYVKSLTQYIHQEVTVQMIPVIFQELSFQAAKVTAPVMLMALVAGVLGNYIQVGFLFSTEPLKMKLERINPLKGFKRIFSTRALVELLKSLIKVTLVGTVVFTLLMYRREDIFQLSQAGVGEALALLGRYTFQLGLSVAIVLLVLSMLDYLYQKYEFEKNIRMSKQEMKDEHKRTEGDPLIKSKIKERQRQMAMRRMMQQVPLADVILTNPTHYAVALKYDAEQMDAPRVVAKGTGFVALKIKEIGEAHGVTVVENKHLARALYAQVEIGEEIPEHLFQAVAEVLAYVYRLKGKV
- the fliP gene encoding flagellar type III secretion system pore protein FliP (The bacterial flagellar biogenesis protein FliP forms a type III secretion system (T3SS)-type pore required for flagellar assembly.); the encoded protein is MLIAQTTGALIPGLNLEIGASTDPEDVALTLQLLALLTILSLAPAILIMMTCFTRIVVVLGFVRMSLATQTMPPNQVLIGLALFLTFFVMAPVFGEINENALQPYLSGEISQEEAFNLAVGPIKEFMAQHTREKDLALFLRYVDEEQPESVQDIPLTALVPAFAISELKTAFQIGFMIFIPFLIIDMIVASTLMSMGMMMLPPVIISLPFKILLFVLVDGWYLVVESLLFSFR